The uncultured Carboxylicivirga sp. genomic interval TTGCCTTATCTAAATCCTGACGCATCTCAGCAATACTTCCAGCTTTACCCGGATAGTTACCTGTGGTTTGAATTCCACCACCTCCCAACTCAGCATCAGGTGTTTCAAATCCACCTACATCGTCTGTTTGCCAGCAATGTAAGCTGATCACTACATCTTTCATCTTTTCGATAACCTTATCTGTATCGATTCCTAATGCTGCATATTGTTCTTTTGCAACTTCGTATGCTTTTTCTATGATTTCGTTAGCCATTGTATAATTTTTTAATGTTGTTTCTTTTTTGTTTTTTTTCTCTCTCTCTCATAGCACTTACGTACTATGCTTTTACAAACGTCCTTACAGGACTGTTTTTTACCGTTCGTATTACATAGCATTTGCATACTATGTTGGTAAAGTCGTCCCTGCGGGACTGGTTTCCCATCTTCTAATTCACATTGCACTTACGTACTATACTGCTACAAACGTCCTTACGGGACTATGATTTACTTTTCGTATTACATAGCATTTACATACTATGTTGTTAAAGTCGTCCCTGCGGGACTGGTTTCCCATTTTCTAATTCACATTACACTCTGGTACTATGCTGCTACAAGCGCCCCTGCGGGACTATGATTTACTTTTCGTATTACATAGCATTTACATACTATGTTGATAAAGTCGTCCCTACGGGACTGGTTTTCCATCTTCTAATTCACATTGCACTCTCGTACTATGCTGCTACAAGCGTCCCTGCGGGACTAGTTAGAATTTTATTATGGAACGGTTCTTTATTTTCATCTCTCAAATAGAGAACCGTTCCTTATGCGAGCTTCGGACTTCCGCCTCCAGTCTTCCGTCCGATAACTTTTACTTTGATTTTTATTCCATATAAAACACTTCTTCCAAAGAAATGGTAACAGGTGAATTGTCGGGATTTACCTTCATGATATCAGCCATAAAATCCCACCATTGTTTTACAATTTCGGTTTTACCTAAATCCTGCGATCCCCCATCACCACTTACTTTTTGAAAAGCAAATAAGGTGTTAGTTTCTTCATCGAGAAAGATGGAATATTCCGATACTCCTGAATCTTTCAATAATTGTTTTAGAGAAGGCCATATCTCGTTATGACGCTTAATGTATTCTTGTTTCTGCCCCTCATTGAGGTGCATTTTAAATGCTAATCTATTCATGATAAAAGATTAATGTACAAAGTCACTTTTGGCAATTCCCATAATAATTACCGACAACAGAATTAAACCAATTCCAAGGAAAATAGTGGTTCTTGTTTTTTTAGAAACACCTGCCCATTCTTTGCGATAGAAGCCCCAAAAATTAGCTGTAAGAATGATAGTAGACATGTGTAGAATCCATGAACTTGCTCCGTTTCCTATTTTGGTTTCTCCCATTCCGTAGAAAAAGAATTGCAAGAACCAGGTAGTACCGGCCAATGCACAGAAAAGGTAGTTTTTCAGTAAAGGTGTTTTTGTATCAACAAAATCTTTACCGGTTTTATTTTTGATGATAAGTCCCAGACTCCAGATAAGGTTAGTTGTTAACCCTCCCCAAAGAATAACCAGAAAAATGATGTTATTTTCAAACAGGTAAACTCCATCGGTTACAAAGGAAAAATTGTTTTCTACCGCAATAGAGCGAACTGCTTCTCCCATTTCTTTTCCGGCATCGATACCAAAACTAAAGAATGCACTTAGCACACCTGAAATAACAGCGATAATTAAACCTTTGGTAAGTTTAAACTCACTATTAACGCCTTCTTTTACATCTGCCAGATCTTTATCTTTCATTAACCCGGCCTTTCCGCTTAAGATGATTCCAATCAACATAACCAGAATACCAAACAGAATAATCTGACCACTTGTACAACCTAACATATCGGTAAACGAATCTCCTGCAGGCAATATTTCGCCCAGGTTACCCACATTACGTAAAATGGGCAAGCCCAACGATCCTACCAACGAGGTTATTCCTAATAAAACAGAGTTTCCGAGCGACATGCCGAGGTAGCGGATTCCTAAACCATAGGTAAGACCTCCTATTCCCCACAATACACCCAAAATATAAGTAAGACGAACAATAGATGAATCGGTAACACCAATAATATCGCTCCAGCCTGGTGTAGTTAATAAAACGGCGATAAAGGGCATAATCAACCATGAAAACAATCCGCCTACAATCCAGTAGACTTCCCATCTCCATTTTTTAACCAGATTATAAGGCATGTACCAACTTCCGGAAGCGGCTCCTCCCAGAGAGTGAAAGATGATTCCTAAAATAACTTGCATAATAGTATAACTAATTTGATTTAAGGGTAAATTGAAATATTAATTCAATATTTTAGCTGATAACAATGTCAAATGTATGTGACATAATCAATACTATCAATACACTTTTTGGCATTTGATTTGCACTTTTTGGACCTAATATGAAAGATTTTTTCAAATACCTTACAGCTGGTGAGGAAGACAGAGCCTGGGGACTTTTTTTAACTGTTGCCGGCAAATCATATATAAAACCCGGATCGAGTTATCCACCCAGTGAACATCCGAGTGGATATTACTTTACATGGGAAAACGGTCGAGTACTAAACGAGTATCAGATCAACTACATTACCGAAGGAAGAGGCACCCTTGAAAACGATCGTGGAAAGTTTGCAGTTAAGCCCGGATCATTAATGATAATACGCAAAGGTGAGTGGCATCGGTACCGCCCGGTAAGGTCGAGTGGATGGCAAGAACATTACATTGGTTTTGACGGAACACTGGCTCATCATTTCTTACAAAAAAATCAGGTACTTCAAGGACAATCGGTAATTGACTGCGGCGATCATGAAGACATTATCGATACCTATTTTCGAATTTTTGAACTTGCCAAAAATGAAGCGCCGGGCAACCACCATATAGCTTCGGGTTTTATTATTAAATTACTTGGATATATAGTAGCCCGACAAAAACATAGAACATTTGCCGGAACCCAAATTGAAAAACTGATTCAGGAAGCACGTTTTCATATGAGAAAAAATATTGAGAAGGAAATTGATCTTGAAAAGCTGGCACAGGATAATTGTATTGGCTACTCCTATTTCAGGAAGATGTTTAAAAAGTATACAGGCATATCGCCTCACCAGTATTACCTTGACTTAAAACTGATGCGGGCAAAAGAGCTTATTTTAACCTCCGATAAAAGTATTAAAGAGATCAGTTATGATTTGGGTTTTCAGTCGATCCATTATTTTAGCCGACTGTTTAAAAAGAAGGTAGGGCAAAATCCTTCGGAAATAAGAAGCACTGTTAAGAAGACGGAAGTTAATTTTAAATGATACGATGTGATGATTTTCAATTATGCAAAAGATCAAAAACGGAATAGTCCATAGCACTGAGTCCGAAGTCCAAATGACTTATCTTTCTTTATAGCTATCGACTTTTTTCTTAATTCTCATCTCCTTCAAACTTCATAAGCACCTTATCCAGCATTTTTCGCAAAGGCGGATAGCTGATCTGATAGACTTCCTGCAGCTTAATAAGGTTACCCCTGTATTTAAAGTAATTGATGATTAACTCTTGCTCGTCAGCAGGTAATTGCAAAAGGGTAGAAAAGGCAAACTGCCCCTCAACCTTCGTTTCGCAAGCCGGACATATCATTTGCTTAACCTGAAGAACTTCTTTACAACTGGGACAGTTAATGGGAACCGGATTTTTACTCATGGCATTTTAGATTTTAAAGCATTGTTAAGTTAATAATTAATGTTATTAATTTATATATCAATCTATTTAATTTTTAATAACTACTAGCTTACTTTACAATACTACTCTTTCACTTTTAACTATCGCTCTTTCACTTTGAAGGGTCGCTCATCTGCTTTGAAGCATTGCTACCTGCTTTTAAATAAATACTAAATTATTTTACATCATCAGGAAGTCACTTTGAAGTAACAAGAAGCACTCTTTAATGATTAAGAATCGTTTTGTAATGAATATCATTAATTATTGGGGGTGTTATCGATAATCGCATAGGTATTATTATCTTTAGGCAACTTAATCTGTTATCTATGAAAACCCATTACAATTGGAAAAAAGGACTATTCTCGTCCACCTACGAGATTTATACAAACAACCGCCTAGTTGGCACCCTAAAAGACAAAGCTTTTTGTAAAACCTCAAACGGAATTATCAACAACCATAAATATATATTTCAAACAACCAGTTTATTTAAGCCACAAACCAATATTATTGATGCCGACAGTCAAAAATTAATTGGAAATATTTCGTACGGAACCTGGATGACAAAAGCAACCATTAGTTTATCAGGCAAAACTTACCATTGGCAATACGACAATGTATGGAATACTAAATGGTCTATACTGGGACCTGATGGGATTGCTCTTCAAAGCCAATCCAAAACGAGCAGTGGCATGATAGAATTTAACTCTGAGAACGATGCTCTTATACTGTGCGGCTTATTCATAACCAATTATTTATTGCAAATGACAGTTATTATTGTAGCTGCAATGGTACCCATTTGGACCACTGCCATAAACTAGAACCAATACCTTTCTGATGAAAACCTATCTGCAAACCAACTGGGATTTTGAATCTGATGAACTAATTGAGGTATTTGATGAGACACCACTATGGTCGGCACCATTCGGATTAAAATTATTGGAAGAAATTAAATATAAAAAAGGAATCAAAGCTATAGACATTGGCTTTGGAGCCGGCTTCCCTCTTACAGAACTGGCCATGCGTTTGGGCACTACCTCTAAAGTATATGGTATTGATCCGTGGGAAGCAGCCATCAGACGAGCGGAGAAAAAGATTAAAATCTTTGGCATCAGCAATATTGAAATCATACATGGTGATATCGAAAATATTCCACTCGAATCCAATAGCATCGATTTAGTGGTTAGCAATAATGGCTTAAACAATGTGGAAGACCTTACCCAATCTCTGACTGAATGCGCCCGCATCAGCAAGCCGGGTGCTCAGTTCATCCAAACTATCAACCTGAATGAAACAATGACTGAATTTTATTCGGCTTTGACGGATGTTTTGAGACAAATTGGATTAACGGATTCCATTGGATTAATATCAGAACACATCTACAAAAAGCGCAAACCGCTGGATAAGTATTTAAAGATGATTGAAAATGCTGGTTTTACAGTTGAATCAGTCACCCACGATCAGTTCAATTACCATTTTGCCGATGCCACTGCTATGTTTAATCATTTCTTTATCCGTCTTGCCTTTATTGATTCATGGAAGGAATTAGTTCCACCAGAGCAACACGAGCAGGTGTTTTCTAAAGTTGAAGAAGCTCTCAATAAAAAAGCAGAACAAGAGGGCGTTTTAAAATTAAGTGTACCTTTTGTTGTGATTGATAACAGGAGAAAATAAAAACAGCATCCCCACGCATTGCATGGGGATGAATTAACATGGGGTGAATATTATAAAAACTTCTTAACTACTCAATTTCCTTACCATTAACCACCACATTCGAGAAAGTAACATTGTTGATAAGTTCCTTTTTATAATCAGCTTTGGCAGTTGTAATAGTCAAATCTTCAAATGTAAAATTCGAGAGTTTATCATACTCTGTTGTGTTGATATCAAAGAAGATTTCGCAATCAAGTTTGATGTTTTTCATGGTAATATGATCGGAATAAGAAAGTGGCACTTCTTCTCGCCCTTTTAAATCAAAAAACTGACGCCAAGGCTTTACATATATCATACTATAAGCCTGACCGATAATATTCTCAACAGTAATATATTCGTATTTTTGAGGAGTATCGGGGCGCATCTTCAACCATAACAAACGCTTTGCTTCATCCACTTTGCAATTACGCATCACAATGTTTTTATTGTGTATTGATTCGCTACCACAGGTTAAAGCAGCATGGCAAAAACCAAACTCACAATCTTCGACTATAATATTGGTATTTTCTCCATTTGTCGTATCCTGATCGGCCCACGGACCTTTTCCACCCTTCAAGGCAATGGCATCGTCATTTACCGACATATAACAGCCTTTTACCAACACATTAGAACACACATCTAAATCGATGGCATCGGTACTTGGCGCCTTAACAGGTTGATAAGGGGAGTAAATATAAAGATCCAAAATCTTTACATTGCTGCATTGGTAATAATGACTCGACCAGAAACCAGCATTGATCAGCTTAACATCCTGCACCTGCACATTATCGCAATCCCAAATAAACACCAATCGTGGTCGTGATACTTCCAGATTTGTACATTTAGGATTTTCTTTTCTGCGTTGCCAAAATGCTTCCCAATATTTTAATCCGTTACCATTAATAGTTCCCTTTCCGGAGATGGTAAATCCATCAACCCCATATGCATTAACCAAAGCTGCAAAATAATCGATGCTCTGACCTTCCATTCGTGATTTCATAAATGGATAATTCTCAATTTCATCAGAACCTTTTAATGTAGCTCCATCAGCCAGATACAGATGAGTTTTAGGTTTAAAAAACAAAGCACCACTCAAAAAAGTACCTTTGGGAATGATAATCACCCCTCCACCATTTAAAGAAGCCTCATCAATTATTTTCTGAATCACTTCGGTTTGAAGCACAGAGCTATCTGCTACTGCTCCATTATCAAGAATGTTATATTGCTTGCCCAGGTCTGCGAGTTTTATTTTTGTGGTATCTGAAAACCATGCAGGAACTTTTGTACCATCGGGGAATAAATCTACCTGTTGTTTCTTTTCAACAGCGCAGGACGCCAATAGCATCACCGCCATTATTATGAATAAAAAATTATGTTTTTTCATGATCTTCAAATTTTAATTTTATTAAAGATTCAACCTCATTAAGGTTGTCTTCCACTAGAATTTAATCTCAACAGATATACATCTACTCCTGAGGTGATATTGTTAACTTCAGATAAGTTGAATATTTATGACATCATAATTATTTAAAAACCAAAGTACCCTCATCAGTAAAAACACAACCATTAATAACTGTTTCAAGCTCTAGTTTTAAAGATTCTCCCTTTGGAAAATCAGATGCTTTTATTTTCAAAATTCGCTTATTACTTACTTCTTTCCCATTGACTTTCCAGCAATAACTATCGTAGTTGTAACGCGCATCCAATTCAAACACCTCTTCATTACAAGTAAAGTTTTTTACCACTTCGCGTTTGGTGCCTTGTAATCGCATATGCATCCCGTTGGGTCGACCATTCTTGGTTTCTCCCGATTTAGAATGAACCTGGCTTCCTTTTGTATAATATTCAGGCCAGAATCGGCCAAGATCAGATCCCAGATAAAATCCGGTTTGCGTTGGTTGATTATAGGCTATGTTTTGAGTAATTACACTATTTCGATAAATAACATCGCTTAATAGCGTGTAGAAACGATATTCCGTCTCAAACGGTGTCATATAAATACGTACCTCTTTATTATCCTTGGTTCTGACAACGACTTCTTCGCGCCAATCACCAAAAATATCAGCACTGATACATGGATTACCTTTGGTCCAGTTATTGGCAATCAAATCTTCTTCATCAGGAAGAGACAAGCGGTCGACTCCATCGCCATTCCATTTTTCGATGTGAACAAAAGCACGACGAGGAACACCAGAACCATTCAACAGCTCCCGATTTAAATCACTATCCCACCAAATAGCCATGTTAATAGACGGAGTACGTTCCGTAATTAAACGGCCATCGGCAGTATAAACTCCATGAGAATGTGTAGTCCAAACCTCGCACCCTCTGAATCGTGGATCGATATCGGCAGCCAAGGCACGGCCCACATCTTCGTACGATGGAATACCCCAAAGCAACTCTCCGGTTGCAGCATCGCGCAATTCACTTCCAGCACGTGTGGGTACCTCTTCGTGACAATCCCATACTTCCAAACCGGGTCGATCAATATCTATATCAGTCAGATGAATAGCATCACCATGACCCAATTTTGTATTATAACCCCGTGTTCCGTCATCATCAATCAGACAAGCCCCATAGGTCACCTCATCTTTTCCATCGCCATCCACATCACCAATACTCAGGTTATGATTTCCTTGTCCTGCATATTCAAGATCTTTTGAATTACCACTATGAGAATCGAAACGCCAACGCTTGGTCAATTTTCCATCCCGATAGTCCCAGGCCTCCAAAACGGTTCGTGCATAATAACCTCTGCAAATCAATATACTGGGTCGCTCACCATCGAAATAACCTACTCCACCTAAGAAACGATCCACTCGATTTCCATGACGATCGCCATAGCTATCAGGAGCTCCGCGCTCGATATAATCAGTTCGTGCTAATTCTTTACCCGTAGCCCCCTCTATCACCGATAGAAACTCAGGGCCCGTCAATATTTTGCCATAGGTTCTGGAATTTTCATCCCTATCGACATAATCAGTAATTCCATCATTGTTAATATCTCCGATGGTTGCTCCGTCGCCAAACACGGTTCCTTCTGCTGTTTTAACAGCCAGTTCCGCTTTTCCATCACCATTAAAATCATACACCATCATCTGCGTATAATGCGCACCCTGACGGATATTCACGCCCAAGTCAACTCGCCACAAAAAAGTACCATCCATCTTGTAAGCCTCAATGATTGGACCTCCATTACAAACACCTCTGTGCGAATTATCTTTACCACTATTCTCGCGTTTAATGATAAGTTCCATCTCACCATCACCGGTTAAATCACCAATACAGGCATCATTAGGCGAGTAATGAAAATCAGGATCTCCGGGAATGGCTTTCATTGGAATAGTTAGATAAGGCTTAACAGACTTTGCAGACAAAGTATATTCGCCCAGCACATAATCTTTTCCGGTTTCTTTTATGATATAAGTAAGATCTTTCGATTTCGCTGCAGATGAATCAACAAAGTAAGTACTCTGTGTAAGTCCTTCACTATTTAATTTTTGAGCTTTTTTATTTCCCTCCTTGCGATAGATATCAAAACTCACCTTAACATCATCCTCCGGTAAAAAGCGCCAGCTTACAGCCACTTTTTCATCATCCTGACGAATAACCATCAAACCTCTTCCCAACTTCTCTTTTTGAATGTTCGACGAGTAAGCGGGACCTTTAATCTGACTATTATTTTGCGCATAAGTAGCAGCCCAACAAAAGATAAGGATGAATATTATTAAGTTTTTTTTTATTTGATAATAAATTTCGAGCATGCACATAAGCTTGGGATTCCTAGTTCCTCTTTTAAATTAGTTACCATCCGGTTTTTGAATTTCAACAAAAGGTGTTGGATACCATTTGTAAGAGGCAAAATCATCGGGTTTTTCAGGAGTGAAATCAGGTACATCATCCCTTAAATATTTAACAAGCGGTAAATTAATTTGCTTCATACCATAAACCACACACTGCACAATTTGCGAACCTCCATAAGGATTGAAGTGCGTATTATCAGCCAATGGTTTAGGTTGATTAGGGAACGTATTAGCCGGGTAATGCACAAAAGCATGTTTTGATTCATTAACCCCCATTGCTTCATATAAAGTACGAGTATAACTGTGTAAATCGATCAATGGGACATTAGCTGCTTCAGCCACTTTCATCATGGCATCGGGATAATCGCCATGAGTCTCCATAATCTTACCTTCATCATTGAAGCTACGACGTTGAGTAGGTGTTACAAAAACAAGGTGCATTCCTTTGGCTTTCGCTTTATCAACAAATTCGTTTAAACGATCGGTAAAATTAAGATATGGGCCTTTTCCTTCTCCTTTCTCTTTTTGATCGTTATGACCAAATTCAACAAAGATATAATCACCTTCTTTAGCCTGAGTTAATAACTTGGCCAAACGACCTCTGGCTATAAACCCGGTAGCAGTTTCGCCCGATTCGGCATAGTTAGCAACGGCCACTTTATCGTTAAAAAAGCGAGGCAACATCTGTCCCCATCCTATCCAGGGTTCATGATCCTGATCCACCACAGTGGAATTAGCGCATAAAAAAACAGTAATAGCATCAGGTGCCGGTTCCATTTCGATATATTCAACCTGCGGCGATTCTCCATTAAATTCAAATGTGATATCATCATCCCAGTTTAGCTTACCAATCTCACGCTTTTTAATACGCACCTGTTTGGTTGAATCGATTTGAAGATCGCGCTTATTAATCACGAAAGAAATGTCTTTGAACTCTCCGGGTGCTGTTTCAATACCATTATAAAATAATCGGCGCGATTCACCCCTGATTACCGTATGTCCCCTTGCACTTTTTGATCCAACTTTTACATGAACCCTATAATTTCCATCGGGTACATTTTTAAATGTTACAAATCCATTGTCGGCAACCGACAATGGATTATCAATTCGATAAGTAGCTTTCTTCTCAGAAGTACACGAAACACTCAAAAGAAGCAAACCTACAATTGCAATATAATTATGGTGTAGTTTTAATCTAAAATTCATTTGTTATTCCTCCAACTTATAAACTTCAACTCCTGCCAACAAGAAACAACCTACTCCATAGTCTTCAAAATCAGGCACACTATCGTATTTTACAGGTTGACCATCTTTGGGTTCTTTACCTGTTCCCTGAACAAATCCAAGGTAACCATTATCATGTATAGCATGTTTCACCATTGCATCCCACGACTTTTTAATAATAGGTAAGTAAGTTTCTTTATCTAGGATACCGTTATTAACACCCCAGGCCATTCCGTATACAAACAATGAAGTTCCGGTTACTTCTTTTCCACCAAAGTTTTTAGGATCGTGTAAACTTACATTCCAAAAACCATCTTTACGCTGACATTTTACTAAAGCATGTGTCATGGCTAAAAAGTCCTTTTTATAATCCTGGTAATGTTTTTCATCCGTTGGAATCTCTTCCATCACGCGAGCTAAAGCTGCGTAAACCCATCCGTTTCCACGAGACCAGTAACAATCTTCACCATTTGGTTCTTTATAAGGAGGGATAAAATC includes:
- a CDS encoding glycosyl hydrolase family 28 protein; translated protein: MKKHNFLFIIMAVMLLASCAVEKKQQVDLFPDGTKVPAWFSDTTKIKLADLGKQYNILDNGAVADSSVLQTEVIQKIIDEASLNGGGVIIIPKGTFLSGALFFKPKTHLYLADGATLKGSDEIENYPFMKSRMEGQSIDYFAALVNAYGVDGFTISGKGTINGNGLKYWEAFWQRRKENPKCTNLEVSRPRLVFIWDCDNVQVQDVKLINAGFWSSHYYQCSNVKILDLYIYSPYQPVKAPSTDAIDLDVCSNVLVKGCYMSVNDDAIALKGGKGPWADQDTTNGENTNIIVEDCEFGFCHAALTCGSESIHNKNIVMRNCKVDEAKRLLWLKMRPDTPQKYEYITVENIIGQAYSMIYVKPWRQFFDLKGREEVPLSYSDHITMKNIKLDCEIFFDINTTEYDKLSNFTFEDLTITTAKADYKKELINNVTFSNVVVNGKEIE
- a CDS encoding AraC family transcriptional regulator, whose translation is MKDFFKYLTAGEEDRAWGLFLTVAGKSYIKPGSSYPPSEHPSGYYFTWENGRVLNEYQINYITEGRGTLENDRGKFAVKPGSLMIIRKGEWHRYRPVRSSGWQEHYIGFDGTLAHHFLQKNQVLQGQSVIDCGDHEDIIDTYFRIFELAKNEAPGNHHIASGFIIKLLGYIVARQKHRTFAGTQIEKLIQEARFHMRKNIEKEIDLEKLAQDNCIGYSYFRKMFKKYTGISPHQYYLDLKLMRAKELILTSDKSIKEISYDLGFQSIHYFSRLFKKKVGQNPSEIRSTVKKTEVNFK
- a CDS encoding DUF2089 family protein → MSKNPVPINCPSCKEVLQVKQMICPACETKVEGQFAFSTLLQLPADEQELIINYFKYRGNLIKLQEVYQISYPPLRKMLDKVLMKFEGDEN
- the rhaM gene encoding L-rhamnose mutarotase; translation: MNRLAFKMHLNEGQKQEYIKRHNEIWPSLKQLLKDSGVSEYSIFLDEETNTLFAFQKVSGDGGSQDLGKTEIVKQWWDFMADIMKVNPDNSPVTISLEEVFYME
- a CDS encoding methyltransferase domain-containing protein; its protein translation is MKTYLQTNWDFESDELIEVFDETPLWSAPFGLKLLEEIKYKKGIKAIDIGFGAGFPLTELAMRLGTTSKVYGIDPWEAAIRRAEKKIKIFGISNIEIIHGDIENIPLESNSIDLVVSNNGLNNVEDLTQSLTECARISKPGAQFIQTINLNETMTEFYSALTDVLRQIGLTDSIGLISEHIYKKRKPLDKYLKMIENAGFTVESVTHDQFNYHFADATAMFNHFFIRLAFIDSWKELVPPEQHEQVFSKVEEALNKKAEQEGVLKLSVPFVVIDNRRK
- a CDS encoding L-rhamnose/proton symporter RhaT, with amino-acid sequence MQVILGIIFHSLGGAASGSWYMPYNLVKKWRWEVYWIVGGLFSWLIMPFIAVLLTTPGWSDIIGVTDSSIVRLTYILGVLWGIGGLTYGLGIRYLGMSLGNSVLLGITSLVGSLGLPILRNVGNLGEILPAGDSFTDMLGCTSGQIILFGILVMLIGIILSGKAGLMKDKDLADVKEGVNSEFKLTKGLIIAVISGVLSAFFSFGIDAGKEMGEAVRSIAVENNFSFVTDGVYLFENNIIFLVILWGGLTTNLIWSLGLIIKNKTGKDFVDTKTPLLKNYLFCALAGTTWFLQFFFYGMGETKIGNGASSWILHMSTIILTANFWGFYRKEWAGVSKKTRTTIFLGIGLILLSVIIMGIAKSDFVH
- a CDS encoding rhamnogalacturonan acetylesterase, translating into MNFRLKLHHNYIAIVGLLLLSVSCTSEKKATYRIDNPLSVADNGFVTFKNVPDGNYRVHVKVGSKSARGHTVIRGESRRLFYNGIETAPGEFKDISFVINKRDLQIDSTKQVRIKKREIGKLNWDDDITFEFNGESPQVEYIEMEPAPDAITVFLCANSTVVDQDHEPWIGWGQMLPRFFNDKVAVANYAESGETATGFIARGRLAKLLTQAKEGDYIFVEFGHNDQKEKGEGKGPYLNFTDRLNEFVDKAKAKGMHLVFVTPTQRRSFNDEGKIMETHGDYPDAMMKVAEAANVPLIDLHSYTRTLYEAMGVNESKHAFVHYPANTFPNQPKPLADNTHFNPYGGSQIVQCVVYGMKQINLPLVKYLRDDVPDFTPEKPDDFASYKWYPTPFVEIQKPDGN
- a CDS encoding rhamnogalacturonan lyase gives rise to the protein MLEIYYQIKKNLIIFILIFCWAATYAQNNSQIKGPAYSSNIQKEKLGRGLMVIRQDDEKVAVSWRFLPEDDVKVSFDIYRKEGNKKAQKLNSEGLTQSTYFVDSSAAKSKDLTYIIKETGKDYVLGEYTLSAKSVKPYLTIPMKAIPGDPDFHYSPNDACIGDLTGDGEMELIIKRENSGKDNSHRGVCNGGPIIEAYKMDGTFLWRVDLGVNIRQGAHYTQMMVYDFNGDGKAELAVKTAEGTVFGDGATIGDINNDGITDYVDRDENSRTYGKILTGPEFLSVIEGATGKELARTDYIERGAPDSYGDRHGNRVDRFLGGVGYFDGERPSILICRGYYARTVLEAWDYRDGKLTKRWRFDSHSGNSKDLEYAGQGNHNLSIGDVDGDGKDEVTYGACLIDDDGTRGYNTKLGHGDAIHLTDIDIDRPGLEVWDCHEEVPTRAGSELRDAATGELLWGIPSYEDVGRALAADIDPRFRGCEVWTTHSHGVYTADGRLITERTPSINMAIWWDSDLNRELLNGSGVPRRAFVHIEKWNGDGVDRLSLPDEEDLIANNWTKGNPCISADIFGDWREEVVVRTKDNKEVRIYMTPFETEYRFYTLLSDVIYRNSVITQNIAYNQPTQTGFYLGSDLGRFWPEYYTKGSQVHSKSGETKNGRPNGMHMRLQGTKREVVKNFTCNEEVFELDARYNYDSYCWKVNGKEVSNKRILKIKASDFPKGESLKLELETVINGCVFTDEGTLVFK